The nucleotide sequence GTAAATAAAGAACAAGGTAAAGAACTTTCGGGTGTCAATAATATTCAATGGAATGACAATTTCAATGCTTCGCTTAATGGTTTAATGTTTCAAGCGGAACATGTTTATATAAATCTAAACGAAAACGACCGCTCCGGCAGTGAAGTTGCCTACAAAGATTTGCGTTTTGCTAATGAACTAAAAACAAGATTTCCTTTGCACAAATTTGAACGCAGTGGCCCAATAATGGCAAAACTGCGTAGCATTAAAAGCAAAGAAGAAATAGACACCATACAACAAGCGTGCAATATTACCGAAAAAGCTCTTAGGCAAGTACTCAAAACCACCAAACCGGGCATGTATGAATATGAAGTAGAAGCAGAAATTATTTCTACATTTATAAAAAATGGAGCTACAGGGCATGCCTACGCTCCTATTATAGCAGGTGGAGCTAATGCCTGCGTTTTGCACTATGTAGATAATGACCAAAAACTAAAAGACGGAGATTTACTGTTAATGGATTTTGGTTCGGAGTATGCTTGCTACGCCTCAGATTTAAGTAGAACAATTCCTGTAAATGGGCGTTTTTCGGCAAGGCAAAAAGAGGTTTATAATGCCTGTTTAAACATTCATAATGAAGCTAAAAAAATGATGTCGCCAGGTGTAACGCTTAACGATTTTAATATAGAAGTTAAGAAAATGATGAAAAGTGCTTTAATAGACATAAAACTTATAGATAAAAACCTAAGTGAAAAAGAACAAATGGCTCTTACTCAA is from Chitinophagales bacterium and encodes:
- a CDS encoding aminopeptidase P family protein, with protein sequence MSRYKHLPNSFFTENRKRFIKELKPNSIAIFFSNDLMPRSADGFHNYRQNPDFYYLTGIDQEDCMLILFPDAPVASQKEILFLKETNEHIAVWEGAKVNKEQGKELSGVNNIQWNDNFNASLNGLMFQAEHVYINLNENDRSGSEVAYKDLRFANELKTRFPLHKFERSGPIMAKLRSIKSKEEIDTIQQACNITEKALRQVLKTTKPGMYEYEVEAEIISTFIKNGATGHAYAPIIAGGANACVLHYVDNDQKLKDGDLLLMDFGSEYACYASDLSRTIPVNGRFSARQKEVYNACLNIHNEAKKMMSPGVTLNDFNIEVKKMMKSALIDIKLIDKNLSEKEQMALTQKYYPHGTSHFMGIDVHDIGNRYAIIQENMCFTIEPGIYIPKENLGIRIENDIIVKNGDNIDLMKNIPITIEEIEDLMN